The proteins below come from a single Aquarana catesbeiana isolate 2022-GZ linkage group LG12, ASM4218655v1, whole genome shotgun sequence genomic window:
- the GPRC5C gene encoding G-protein coupled receptor family C group 5 member C isoform X2, with protein sequence MASSTNLSTSWTFWVSILLLSSFLCLTDAQTPPAGCGNIDSIYYYLCDLSSAWGIVLEAITSAGIVSSFILTIVLLASIPFIQDKRKKSILGTQVFFLIGTFGLFCLVFDMIVQKYFSTCASRRFLFGVLFGICFSCLWAHAINLNYLVRRNSGPSGWLIFGIALALSLVEVIINTEWLIITIVRTTGTPGVPCNIENQDFVMALIYVMFLIVAGFVTCWPALCGRYGHWKKHSAFIIITLFLSACIWIVWIVMYVYGNIQVGNPVYWDDPTLAIALVSNAWAFIFFYIIPEISQLTKANMEQTFEEELYPTRGVGYETILKEQGSQSMYVENKAFSMDESQAAKRPVSPYSGYNGQMKSSVYQPTEMALMNKNKSELPYDIIIPRATVNTHPVNSGNSTLRAEDAYPAQNRQNANNGQSNSPYNQW encoded by the exons ATGGCTAGCTCAACAAACCTCTCCACCTCCTGGACATTTTGGGTTTCCATCTTGCTTCTTTCAAGTTTCCTATGTTTAACTGATGCTCAGACTCCTCCCGCAGGATGCGGAAACATCGACTCAATATATTACTATTTATGTGACCTTTCCTCTGCATGGGGTATAGTTCTAGAAGCCATTACCAGTGCTGGCATTGTGTCCTCATTCATCCTCACCATTGTCCTGTTAGCCAGCATCCCATTTATCCAGGACAAGAGGAAGAAAAGCATCCTGGGAACTCAGGTCTTCTTCCTTATCGGCACCTTTGGCCTCTTCTGTTTGGTCTTTGATATGATAGTCCAAAAATACTTCTCCACGTGCGCGTCAAGGAGGTTCCTCTTTGGCGTACTCTTTGGCATCTGCTTCTCATGTTTGTGGGCGCACGCCATTAACCTCAACTACTTGGTGAGGAGGAACTCTGGGCCGAGCGGCTGGTTAATTTTCGGCATAGCTTTGGCCCTTTCTCTCGTAGAAGTCATCATCAACACCGAGTGGCTCATTATCACCATCGTACGGACAACGGGCACCCCAGGAGTGCCATGTAACATTGAAAACCAGGATTTTGTCATGGCTCTGATTTATGTCATGTTCCTCATAGTGGCCGGGTTTGTGACCTGCTGGCCGGCGCTGTGCGGGCGATATGGCCACTGGAAGAAGCATTCGGCTTTCATCATCATcaccctcttcctctctgcttgcaTTTGGATCGTTTGGATTGTTATGTACGTTTATGGAAACATCCAGGTTGGAAACCCAGTGTACTGGGATGACCCAACCTTGGCCATCGCTCTCGTGTCCAATGCCTGGGCCTTCATCTTCTTCTACATTATTCCCGAGATCTCTCAGCTGACCAAAGCGAACATGGAGCAGACTTTCGAAGAGGAACTCTACCCGACAAGAGGGGTGGGTTATGAAACTATCCTCAAGGAACAAGGTTCTCAGAGCATGTACGTGGAGAACAAAGCCTTTTCTATGGATGAGTCACAAGCAG CCAAGAGGCCGGTGTCGCCCTACAGCGGGTACAATGGGCAGATGAAGAGCAGCGTGTACCAGCCGACAGAGATGGCGCTCATGAATAAGAACAAG TCCGAACTCCCGTATGACATCATCATCCCCAGAGCCACTGTCAACACCCACCCAGTCAACAGCGGAAACTCCACACTGCGGGCAGAGGACGCCTACCCCGCGCAAAACCGCCAAAACGCAAACAACGGACAG TCAAACTCCCCGTACAACCAATGGTGA
- the GPRC5C gene encoding G-protein coupled receptor family C group 5 member C isoform X1 produces the protein MASSTNLSTSWTFWVSILLLSSFLCLTDAQTPPAGCGNIDSIYYYLCDLSSAWGIVLEAITSAGIVSSFILTIVLLASIPFIQDKRKKSILGTQVFFLIGTFGLFCLVFDMIVQKYFSTCASRRFLFGVLFGICFSCLWAHAINLNYLVRRNSGPSGWLIFGIALALSLVEVIINTEWLIITIVRTTGTPGVPCNIENQDFVMALIYVMFLIVAGFVTCWPALCGRYGHWKKHSAFIIITLFLSACIWIVWIVMYVYGNIQVGNPVYWDDPTLAIALVSNAWAFIFFYIIPEISQLTKANMEQTFEEELYPTRGVGYETILKEQGSQSMYVENKAFSMDESQAAAKRPVSPYSGYNGQMKSSVYQPTEMALMNKNKSELPYDIIIPRATVNTHPVNSGNSTLRAEDAYPAQNRQNANNGQSNSPYNQW, from the exons ATGGCTAGCTCAACAAACCTCTCCACCTCCTGGACATTTTGGGTTTCCATCTTGCTTCTTTCAAGTTTCCTATGTTTAACTGATGCTCAGACTCCTCCCGCAGGATGCGGAAACATCGACTCAATATATTACTATTTATGTGACCTTTCCTCTGCATGGGGTATAGTTCTAGAAGCCATTACCAGTGCTGGCATTGTGTCCTCATTCATCCTCACCATTGTCCTGTTAGCCAGCATCCCATTTATCCAGGACAAGAGGAAGAAAAGCATCCTGGGAACTCAGGTCTTCTTCCTTATCGGCACCTTTGGCCTCTTCTGTTTGGTCTTTGATATGATAGTCCAAAAATACTTCTCCACGTGCGCGTCAAGGAGGTTCCTCTTTGGCGTACTCTTTGGCATCTGCTTCTCATGTTTGTGGGCGCACGCCATTAACCTCAACTACTTGGTGAGGAGGAACTCTGGGCCGAGCGGCTGGTTAATTTTCGGCATAGCTTTGGCCCTTTCTCTCGTAGAAGTCATCATCAACACCGAGTGGCTCATTATCACCATCGTACGGACAACGGGCACCCCAGGAGTGCCATGTAACATTGAAAACCAGGATTTTGTCATGGCTCTGATTTATGTCATGTTCCTCATAGTGGCCGGGTTTGTGACCTGCTGGCCGGCGCTGTGCGGGCGATATGGCCACTGGAAGAAGCATTCGGCTTTCATCATCATcaccctcttcctctctgcttgcaTTTGGATCGTTTGGATTGTTATGTACGTTTATGGAAACATCCAGGTTGGAAACCCAGTGTACTGGGATGACCCAACCTTGGCCATCGCTCTCGTGTCCAATGCCTGGGCCTTCATCTTCTTCTACATTATTCCCGAGATCTCTCAGCTGACCAAAGCGAACATGGAGCAGACTTTCGAAGAGGAACTCTACCCGACAAGAGGGGTGGGTTATGAAACTATCCTCAAGGAACAAGGTTCTCAGAGCATGTACGTGGAGAACAAAGCCTTTTCTATGGATGAGTCACAAGCAG CAGCCAAGAGGCCGGTGTCGCCCTACAGCGGGTACAATGGGCAGATGAAGAGCAGCGTGTACCAGCCGACAGAGATGGCGCTCATGAATAAGAACAAG TCCGAACTCCCGTATGACATCATCATCCCCAGAGCCACTGTCAACACCCACCCAGTCAACAGCGGAAACTCCACACTGCGGGCAGAGGACGCCTACCCCGCGCAAAACCGCCAAAACGCAAACAACGGACAG TCAAACTCCCCGTACAACCAATGGTGA